One segment of Spirochaetaceae bacterium DNA contains the following:
- the secG gene encoding preprotein translocase subunit SecG — protein sequence MAIVSILILVVFVVSALLLMAVVLIQDDQGGGIGAMFGGGAGTPFGARTGNVMTRLTSILAVIFLAAAFTLAWMNRTPDAGNVIGRARAERMSSMERTDWWVAAPAPELLTEEAPAAVDASPAAAEGASPEAPAEAAAPAAAEGEPAKEAAAAEGGG from the coding sequence ATGGCAATAGTCTCGATTCTCATCCTCGTCGTGTTCGTCGTGAGCGCGCTGCTGTTGATGGCGGTGGTGCTCATTCAGGACGATCAGGGCGGCGGCATCGGCGCGATGTTCGGCGGTGGAGCCGGCACCCCGTTCGGTGCGCGCACCGGCAACGTAATGACCCGCCTCACCTCGATTCTGGCGGTGATTTTTCTGGCCGCGGCGTTCACCCTGGCGTGGATGAATCGCACCCCCGACGCCGGCAACGTGATCGGCCGCGCACGCGCCGAACGCATGAGCAGCATGGAACGCACCGACTGGTGGGTAGCGGCCCCGGCGCCCGAGCTGCTCACCGAGGAAGCCCCCGCGGCCGTGGATGCGAGTCCGGCCGCCGCCGAGGGCGCCTCGCCCGAAGCGCCGGCCGAGGCGGCCGCGCCCGCCGCTGCCGAGGGCGAACCCGCCAAGGAGGCGGCCGCCGCCGAAGGTGGTGGTTAG
- the tpiA gene encoding triose-phosphate isomerase — protein MTSKASNRTPFIAGNWKMHFTHTEAAALAAGLATRLGARAGIRVMVAPPFTALQAVADALRGSAIELGAQNVNPAAGGAHTGEVACGMLAALGVGVVIVGHSERRHVYGEDDALIARKLRAVLDAGLEAILCVGETLAEREADTAAAVVARQLRAALGNCSAADLDRVVVAYEPVWAIGTGRTASVADADAMHREVRATVADMAGSPAADALVVQYGGSVKPDNAGELLASSQVDGLLVGGASLELDSFARIAAAGSS, from the coding sequence ATGACATCGAAGGCGAGCAATCGCACACCGTTCATCGCCGGCAACTGGAAGATGCACTTCACCCATACCGAGGCGGCGGCGCTCGCCGCCGGGCTCGCCACCCGCCTCGGCGCCCGCGCCGGCATCCGGGTGATGGTGGCGCCGCCGTTCACCGCCCTGCAGGCGGTGGCGGATGCGCTGCGCGGCTCGGCCATCGAGCTGGGAGCGCAGAACGTGAATCCGGCCGCCGGCGGCGCCCACACCGGAGAGGTGGCGTGCGGGATGCTGGCGGCGCTGGGCGTCGGCGTCGTGATCGTCGGCCACTCGGAGCGCCGCCACGTGTATGGCGAGGACGATGCGCTGATCGCGCGCAAGCTGCGCGCCGTGCTGGACGCCGGCCTGGAGGCGATACTGTGCGTCGGCGAGACGCTCGCCGAGCGCGAGGCGGACACGGCCGCCGCGGTGGTGGCGCGCCAGTTGCGCGCCGCCCTCGGCAACTGCTCCGCCGCCGACCTGGATCGCGTTGTCGTAGCCTACGAGCCGGTGTGGGCGATCGGCACCGGCCGTACCGCGTCGGTGGCGGACGCCGACGCCATGCACCGCGAAGTGCGCGCCACGGTCGCGGACATGGCCGGATCGCCGGCCGCCGACGCCCTGGTGGTGCAGTACGGCGGCTCGGTAAAGCCGGACAACGCCGGCGAGCTGCTGGCCAGTTCGCAGGTCGACGGCCTGCTGGTGGGCGGCGCGTCGCTGGAACTGGACAGCTTTGCCCGCATCGCCGCCGCCGGCTCGAGTTGA